A portion of the Armatimonadota bacterium genome contains these proteins:
- a CDS encoding sugar phosphate isomerase/epimerase family protein: protein MEIVCPARCPGAQSLIEAIPLLADQGVTAIEMSVEYKDYFDHRDGAELQRLVSALSASGIRVHSIHSPFGRAYDISSPDDEVHERGVDGLIESIELASFLDADIVIAHASDSFSDSRSRHFDRARGVLREVAAVANETDVVIALENLTPGYLGHTPDELFALLDGIDKDSISICFDSGHANMSGHFEEFAEALLPYAVETHLHDNDGTGDQHKFPGEGGINWHWFAAAYRESGCEASIMLECKPPENMAWCEAFQRFRAQWGE, encoded by the coding sequence TTGGAGATAGTATGTCCGGCACGATGCCCAGGCGCACAGAGCCTGATCGAAGCAATTCCTTTGCTGGCGGATCAAGGTGTAACTGCGATTGAAATGAGTGTCGAATACAAAGATTACTTTGACCATCGCGACGGCGCCGAGCTTCAAAGGTTGGTATCTGCTCTGTCCGCGTCAGGGATAAGGGTTCATTCGATACATTCCCCTTTTGGTCGAGCTTATGACATCTCAAGCCCCGATGACGAAGTCCATGAGCGAGGAGTGGACGGCTTGATTGAATCGATTGAGCTGGCTAGTTTTTTGGATGCTGATATAGTAATCGCTCATGCAAGCGACTCTTTTTCCGACAGCAGAAGTCGGCACTTCGACAGGGCGCGAGGAGTGCTGCGGGAAGTCGCGGCGGTGGCAAATGAGACGGACGTCGTGATCGCCCTGGAAAACCTTACTCCGGGATATTTGGGACACACTCCAGATGAGCTTTTTGCACTCCTAGATGGTATCGACAAAGATTCCATCTCAATATGCTTTGACAGCGGGCATGCCAACATGTCGGGCCATTTTGAAGAGTTTGCCGAAGCGCTGCTGCCATATGCCGTTGAGACTCACCTGCACGACAACGACGGGACCGGCGACCAGCACAAATTTCCAGGTGAAGGCGGCATCAACTGGCATTGGTTCGCTGCGGCATATAGAGAATCGGGCTGCGAAGCGAGTATTATGCTTGAGTGCAAACCGCCTGAAAACATGGCCTGGTGCGAAGCTTTTCAGCGATTTCGGGCGCAGTGGGGAGAATAA
- a CDS encoding DsrE family protein, with protein MNDVVLIGSQSMGSPDEKLGHLLLGNFLRILGDREELPKYIVLWNSGVKNAVSNSDTLDYLKTLQNRGVEIISCRTCVEYFGLDDDMAVGIVDGMARIIEILTKHQVLTI; from the coding sequence ATGAATGATGTAGTACTGATCGGTTCGCAGTCAATGGGTTCGCCTGATGAAAAGCTTGGCCATCTGCTGCTGGGCAATTTTCTCAGGATATTGGGTGACCGTGAAGAACTGCCGAAGTATATAGTATTGTGGAACAGCGGCGTTAAGAATGCTGTCAGCAACTCTGATACTCTCGATTATCTTAAGACGCTTCAGAACCGTGGGGTCGAGATAATATCATGCCGCACTTGCGTGGAATATTTCGGCCTTGATGACGATATGGCTGTCGGGATTGTTGACGGCATGGCTCGGATTATCGAAATTCTAACCAAGCATCAGGTGCTTACTATTTAG